In the genome of Flaviflexus ciconiae, one region contains:
- a CDS encoding DDE-type integrase/transposase/recombinase, which translates to MSGSVHVYKSWKQRTRLGKSYRARASVERARARTITDERAEQFLIGENALVVELTQVTGSQRKALVLAGVARSTWQYRHHPRPKVNDPIPHHERDYPTRVSAHDRERIEEFILAGWARDESVEHSFVAAWDQGVMLASVRTWWRIGAELEQSLRPKIPTKRGRGGPRQVPVVSATRPGQAWSWDITDLLTPWRSVVLKAYKITDIYSREIVGYRVEEREADHLAVDMFKTAIAQHGAPEVVHADCGPAMRSNTLGQTLADYGVRLSHHRPYVSNDNPFSEAGFRTMKYRPRLSPGVC; encoded by the coding sequence ATGAGCGGCTCCGTGCACGTGTACAAGAGCTGGAAGCAACGAACGAGGCTTGGGAAAAGCTATCGGGCTCGTGCATCAGTTGAGCGAGCAAGAGCCCGGACCATCACAGACGAACGAGCCGAGCAGTTCCTCATAGGTGAGAACGCGCTGGTGGTGGAGTTAACCCAGGTGACGGGTTCACAGCGAAAGGCTCTGGTATTGGCCGGGGTGGCACGCTCGACGTGGCAGTATCGCCACCATCCGCGGCCCAAGGTTAATGACCCGATCCCCCACCATGAACGGGACTACCCAACACGGGTCAGTGCTCATGACCGGGAACGGATCGAGGAGTTCATACTCGCCGGCTGGGCCCGTGATGAATCAGTGGAACACTCCTTTGTAGCGGCATGGGATCAGGGCGTGATGCTCGCTTCTGTGCGGACCTGGTGGCGGATCGGGGCAGAGTTAGAGCAGAGCCTACGCCCCAAGATCCCCACCAAGCGTGGCCGGGGTGGACCACGACAGGTGCCCGTCGTCTCAGCGACTAGGCCCGGCCAGGCATGGTCCTGGGATATCACCGATCTGCTTACCCCGTGGCGCTCGGTTGTACTCAAGGCCTACAAGATCACCGATATTTACTCGCGTGAGATCGTTGGCTACCGGGTCGAGGAACGTGAAGCCGACCATCTTGCCGTTGACATGTTTAAGACCGCGATCGCCCAGCACGGGGCACCCGAAGTCGTGCATGCGGACTGCGGGCCAGCCATGCGGTCCAACACGTTGGGTCAGACGCTCGCCGATTACGGGGTACGGCTGTCACATCATCGGCCATACGTGTCCAATGACAACCCGTTTTCAGAGGCAGGATTTAGGACCATGAAGTACCGGCCCCGGTTATCCCCGGGTGTTTGCTGA
- a CDS encoding queuosine precursor transporter: MSARFAPVRRGHYDTIVVLFVSFLLLSNIGATKLIELNLFGGELIFDGGAILFPLTYVLGDVISEVYGFKPARKAIILGLVVSIIASAVFYLVQIAPPAADYENQAAFEAVLGFVPRIVLASVAGYVVGQLLNSWVLVKLKQKYGEKNLWVRLLGSTVVGEAADTAIFCLVAWAGVMPASTIFNLMIVGYIYKVAVEFLLLPITYWVVAWVKKNEPAYEEIQ, encoded by the coding sequence ATGTCTGCCCGTTTTGCACCGGTCCGCCGCGGCCACTACGACACGATCGTTGTTCTTTTCGTATCCTTCCTGCTCCTGTCCAATATCGGAGCCACCAAGCTCATCGAGCTCAACCTGTTTGGTGGAGAACTGATCTTCGATGGGGGAGCGATCCTCTTCCCGCTGACTTACGTACTGGGGGACGTGATCTCCGAGGTGTACGGCTTTAAGCCGGCACGGAAGGCCATCATCCTTGGTCTCGTTGTTTCGATCATTGCTTCCGCCGTGTTCTACCTGGTGCAAATCGCGCCACCGGCAGCCGACTACGAGAACCAGGCAGCTTTTGAGGCGGTTCTTGGCTTTGTTCCCAGAATCGTTCTTGCTTCCGTTGCCGGTTATGTTGTTGGTCAGCTTCTGAACTCTTGGGTGCTGGTGAAACTTAAGCAGAAGTACGGTGAGAAGAATCTGTGGGTGCGCCTGCTGGGCTCAACGGTTGTCGGTGAAGCGGCAGACACTGCGATCTTCTGCCTCGTTGCCTGGGCTGGTGTCATGCCGGCCTCGACAATCTTCAACCTCATGATTGTTGGCTACATTTACAAGGTTGCTGTTGAGTTCCTGCTCCTGCCTATCACCTACTGGGTTGTAGCCTGGGTGAAGAAAAACGAACCCGCCTACGAGGAGATCCAGTGA
- the tgt gene encoding tRNA guanosine(34) transglycosylase Tgt → MTFTVSSRLDGVQGRTGTIHTPHGDVRTPAFIPVGTKATVKAVLPESIKDIGAQAVLANAYHLFLQPGSDIVDEAGGLGKFMNWDGPTYTDSGGFQVMSLGTGYKKVLSEQFAGTGKKGRDGSDLEVAENKIRRAHIDDDGVTFRSHLDGTKLRFTSEVSMRIQHELGADIIFAFDELTTLLNSREYQEEALERTRLWAERCLVAHKQLTIDRADKPYQQLFGVIQGAQYEDLRRKAARDVGSMEVDGQSFDGFGIGGALEKENLGTIVEWVSEELPENKARHLLGISEPDDLFAAIEAGADTFDCVNPSRVARNAAIYSPDGRFNITRAEFKRNFSPLVEGCDCYTCTHYTKAYLHHTFKAKEMIANTLATIHNEHYTVKLVDSIRDSIDNGTFAELKEETLGRFYAKKANGS, encoded by the coding sequence GTGACGTTCACAGTTAGTTCGCGGCTCGACGGAGTCCAGGGGAGAACGGGCACGATCCACACCCCTCACGGCGATGTTCGTACCCCCGCTTTCATTCCCGTGGGAACAAAAGCAACGGTTAAAGCTGTTTTGCCGGAGTCGATCAAAGACATTGGTGCGCAGGCGGTTCTCGCCAATGCTTATCACCTATTCCTCCAGCCCGGGTCCGACATTGTCGACGAGGCCGGTGGGCTTGGGAAGTTCATGAACTGGGATGGCCCCACCTATACGGATTCGGGCGGATTCCAGGTTATGAGCCTTGGAACCGGCTACAAGAAAGTTCTCTCAGAACAATTCGCCGGCACGGGTAAGAAGGGCCGCGATGGCTCGGATCTTGAGGTAGCCGAGAACAAGATCCGCCGCGCACACATTGATGACGACGGTGTGACGTTCCGTTCCCATCTCGACGGCACGAAACTACGTTTCACGTCCGAGGTATCGATGAGGATCCAGCACGAGCTCGGTGCCGACATCATCTTTGCCTTTGACGAGCTTACGACGTTGCTGAACTCCCGTGAATATCAGGAAGAAGCGCTTGAACGGACCAGACTGTGGGCGGAGCGTTGTCTCGTTGCGCACAAGCAACTGACGATCGACCGTGCCGACAAGCCCTACCAGCAGCTCTTTGGAGTTATCCAGGGCGCTCAGTACGAGGACCTTCGCCGGAAGGCGGCTCGGGACGTGGGGTCCATGGAAGTTGATGGTCAATCCTTCGATGGGTTCGGTATTGGTGGTGCCCTCGAGAAGGAAAATCTCGGAACGATTGTGGAATGGGTGAGCGAAGAGCTTCCCGAGAACAAGGCCCGCCACCTCCTCGGAATCTCCGAGCCCGACGACCTGTTTGCCGCGATCGAGGCGGGTGCCGATACCTTCGACTGCGTGAACCCCTCCCGCGTGGCCCGCAACGCTGCGATCTACTCACCCGACGGCAGGTTCAACATCACGAGAGCTGAATTTAAGAGGAACTTCAGCCCGCTCGTTGAGGGTTGCGACTGCTACACATGCACGCATTACACGAAGGCCTACCTGCACCACACGTTCAAGGCGAAAGAAATGATCGCCAACACCCTCGCTACAATCCACAACGAGCATTACACGGTGAAGCTTGTCGACTCGATCCGAGACTCTATCGACAACGGGACCTTTGCGGAGCTGAAGGAAGAGACCCTCGGCAGGTTCTACGCGAAGAAGGCGAACGGCTCCTGA
- a CDS encoding ABC transporter permease family protein, protein MIGISSRLAWSRITTNRSGLDALAIIAFAVTTLLALTVAGGTSMFVERQANPPESLTAIAAASPYQPYAPDIASLYVSLAVIACAILVVPILSLGAGAARLGASGRAKRLASLRLIGMTGGEVVLMSVIESLVLTIAGAVFGSFLFALSLPIWNFVSFHGEYLSPAEMVGPWWVNLAVLGVILLLSAISTVIGLQRVVISPLGIAKRETPKALQFWRVIVFFAAIVIFFVGTQSFNVIDSQLIGFFFVGILLMIVLFAVNLIGPWIIQMVARPFTKTSNPASLLASRRLIAQPRDAWRNVGGLAFIGFISAFTITMPQVPDDPIFNLQLRDVGTGTTLTMLIGLLVAATSTLINQAAFTVDRAEQTVALTRMGTPRKVFAGARYRQVLLPLITTLGSPSPSVSSSCARFCLARPSLPPSQATGSRSQSSSSSVSSSARQRREPPAPSSQRSSPPTTEETTKSTEHAMSRAGSAPHPWPRWQLDTKVLWQELGSHTRLLPEVYVSPYPCVLSEPGFPTARPDTVFTYYPTQTATSAVRSRSPSSRRTCRGSLPSAPQRSRCR, encoded by the coding sequence ATGATCGGTATTTCTTCACGCCTCGCATGGTCGAGGATCACCACAAACCGGTCCGGCCTCGATGCTCTCGCGATCATCGCCTTTGCCGTTACAACGCTTCTAGCTTTGACGGTTGCTGGCGGCACCAGCATGTTCGTGGAGAGGCAGGCAAACCCACCGGAGTCTCTCACGGCGATTGCCGCGGCCTCCCCCTATCAGCCGTACGCCCCCGACATCGCGTCCCTTTACGTTTCCCTCGCAGTCATTGCCTGCGCGATTCTTGTCGTCCCGATCCTCAGCCTCGGTGCCGGCGCGGCACGGCTCGGCGCCTCCGGCAGGGCCAAGCGCCTCGCATCGCTCCGCCTGATCGGCATGACCGGCGGCGAGGTTGTCCTCATGTCGGTCATCGAGTCCCTCGTTCTCACAATCGCGGGAGCAGTCTTTGGTAGCTTCCTGTTCGCACTGAGCCTGCCGATCTGGAACTTCGTGTCCTTCCATGGCGAGTACCTGAGCCCCGCGGAAATGGTCGGACCCTGGTGGGTCAATCTTGCCGTTCTTGGAGTCATCCTTCTGCTGTCCGCAATCTCCACCGTGATCGGACTGCAGCGGGTTGTCATCAGCCCCCTCGGTATTGCGAAGCGAGAAACCCCGAAGGCCCTGCAGTTCTGGCGAGTCATCGTCTTCTTCGCTGCCATCGTCATCTTCTTTGTTGGCACACAGAGCTTCAACGTCATTGACTCTCAGCTCATCGGCTTCTTCTTTGTCGGCATCCTTCTCATGATTGTTCTCTTTGCGGTGAACCTCATTGGCCCCTGGATAATTCAGATGGTGGCTAGGCCGTTCACGAAGACCTCCAATCCAGCATCGCTCCTGGCTTCCCGTCGGCTTATCGCACAGCCAAGGGACGCATGGCGGAACGTTGGTGGGCTTGCCTTCATCGGCTTTATCTCGGCTTTCACGATCACCATGCCGCAGGTTCCGGACGACCCGATCTTCAACCTTCAGCTCCGCGACGTTGGTACGGGCACCACGCTCACGATGCTCATCGGCCTGCTTGTTGCCGCCACATCGACACTGATCAACCAGGCTGCCTTTACCGTGGACCGGGCCGAGCAAACCGTGGCCCTCACCCGCATGGGAACCCCGCGTAAGGTCTTCGCGGGAGCCCGCTACCGCCAGGTGCTCCTACCGTTGATTACGACCCTCGGGTCTCCATCCCCCTCGGTATCCTCATCATGCGCACGATTCTGCTTGGCACGCCCGAGCTTGCCACCGAGTCAAGCAACGGGGTCACGCTCGCAATCGTCATCGTCCTCGGTATCGTCCTCTGCACGGCAGCGGCGGGAGCCTCCCGCCCCATCGAGTCAAAGATCCTCACCTCCGACTACCGAAGAAACGACTAAATCAACCGAGCACGCCATGTCACGAGCAGGGTCCGCACCGCACCCCTGGCCGCGTTGGCAGCTGGACACTAAAGTCCTCTGGCAGGAACTTGGGAGTCATACCCGGCTCCTGCCAGAGGTCTATGTTTCGCCTTACCCCTGCGTGTTGAGCGAGCCAGGGTTCCCGACCGCCAGGCCTGACACGGTATTCACCTATTACCCAACCCAGACCGCTACCTCTGCGGTCAGGAGCCGTTCGCCTTCTTCGCGTAGAACCTGCCGAGGGTCTCTTCCTTCAGCTCCGCAAAGGTCCCGTTGTCGATAG
- a CDS encoding ABC transporter ATP-binding protein — MGTMKNTLNATHLVKTYGSVRALADVSITVEGGESVAIMGPSGSGKSTLLHTLSGILRPDSGTVRLGPVDVTSLSDKERSTLRRERFGFVFQDGQLVDELTARENVAFPLLLSGWKRSRAMREADQWLSRLGLNDMGGRKPGEMSGGQAQRVAIARSLVHSPAVVFADEPTGALDQATGHEVMQILTTVCQMSKATLIVVTHDMEVAKWCNRLVEIRDALIHDDRKLGVGQA, encoded by the coding sequence ATGGGAACCATGAAGAACACATTGAACGCAACCCACCTCGTGAAGACGTACGGGTCGGTCCGGGCCCTTGCCGATGTCTCGATCACTGTCGAGGGTGGCGAGTCTGTCGCCATCATGGGCCCCTCCGGTTCCGGTAAGTCCACCCTTCTCCACACCCTGTCGGGGATTCTCCGCCCCGATTCCGGCACCGTTCGCCTCGGCCCCGTCGATGTGACGAGCCTGTCGGATAAGGAACGGTCGACCCTGCGTCGCGAGCGCTTCGGCTTTGTTTTCCAGGATGGTCAGCTCGTTGATGAGCTCACTGCACGCGAGAACGTTGCATTCCCGCTTCTGCTGAGCGGCTGGAAGCGGAGCCGGGCGATGCGAGAGGCTGATCAGTGGCTGAGCCGCCTCGGCCTGAACGACATGGGTGGGCGTAAGCCGGGCGAGATGTCGGGCGGTCAGGCCCAGCGCGTTGCTATTGCACGTTCCCTCGTTCACAGCCCCGCTGTTGTCTTTGCCGACGAACCGACGGGTGCTCTTGATCAGGCTACCGGCCACGAGGTCATGCAGATTCTCACCACCGTGTGCCAGATGTCCAAGGCGACGCTCATTGTTGTCACGCACGACATGGAGGTGGCGAAGTGGTGTAACCGTCTCGTGGAGATCCGGGACGCCCTGATCCACGATGATCGCAAGCTTGGGGTGGGCCAGGCATGA
- a CDS encoding sensor histidine kinase: protein MSPKALNVVIGLAVLGIVAAQLQLEGPRAVVLTAFTVILILGLQLTRTRQADGGENVPGNYAENLAELRRSRREIVGAFEIERRRIERDLHDGAQQYLVAANMKMGEASLSLDPNTVEGRLISAAQDDAALAIKALRETVHGIHPQVLTDMGLEAAVRDLARRFDQVEVRCPHPLPSLPQGITASGYFFVSEALTNAAKYGGPAAILLIADESLHITVTDMGQGGAVITPGRGLSGMKERLAAFGGTLELSSPKGGPTELRATMPLLLNVGESGYL from the coding sequence ATGTCCCCCAAAGCCCTCAACGTGGTCATCGGCCTTGCCGTTCTCGGTATCGTTGCCGCACAACTCCAGCTTGAGGGGCCCCGGGCGGTCGTCCTTACGGCCTTCACCGTCATTCTCATCCTCGGCCTACAGCTCACCAGAACCCGTCAAGCCGATGGTGGGGAGAACGTGCCTGGGAACTATGCGGAGAACCTGGCAGAGCTACGCCGCTCCCGCCGGGAAATTGTGGGAGCATTCGAGATTGAACGGCGCAGGATCGAACGCGACCTGCACGACGGAGCCCAGCAATACCTGGTGGCCGCAAACATGAAAATGGGAGAAGCCTCCCTGAGCCTCGACCCAAACACGGTTGAAGGCAGACTTATTTCCGCAGCTCAAGACGATGCTGCGCTCGCGATCAAAGCACTAAGGGAAACGGTTCATGGTATCCATCCCCAGGTGCTGACAGATATGGGATTAGAAGCGGCAGTGCGGGACCTGGCAAGGCGCTTTGATCAGGTGGAGGTGCGGTGCCCGCACCCGCTACCTTCCCTGCCGCAGGGAATCACGGCCTCCGGGTACTTTTTCGTATCCGAAGCTCTGACCAATGCGGCAAAGTATGGTGGCCCCGCCGCTATTCTCCTTATCGCGGACGAAAGCCTGCACATTACGGTGACGGATATGGGGCAGGGCGGGGCTGTTATTACCCCCGGTCGGGGACTGTCTGGAATGAAGGAACGGCTAGCTGCCTTCGGGGGAACCCTTGAGCTATCCAGCCCCAAGGGTGGCCCCACAGAGCTTCGTGCCACCATGCCACTGCTATTGAATGTTGGAGAATCGGGGTACCTGTGA
- a CDS encoding response regulator transcription factor yields the protein MKIVVADDSALLREGLVGLVERQGHEIIEAVDDAPSLVRAVKKALESGQEIDVVIADVRMPPGMGTDGLDAAAEIREEYPDLGIMILSQYVAPAYASRFLTGAGGGFGYLLKDRVAKVGDFLRSLSVVSSGGIVIDPEVASQLARARSGPLDSLTDREREVLALMAEGLSNSQISSQLFLSAGAVSKYVASVFLKLGLQVGEENRRVRAVLTYLTAKK from the coding sequence GTGAAAATAGTTGTCGCGGACGATTCCGCACTGCTCCGCGAGGGGCTCGTCGGACTTGTCGAACGCCAGGGACACGAAATCATCGAGGCTGTTGACGATGCTCCGAGCCTTGTTCGTGCCGTGAAAAAAGCGCTGGAATCCGGGCAAGAAATCGATGTTGTTATCGCCGATGTTCGCATGCCGCCCGGGATGGGAACCGATGGTCTTGATGCTGCGGCGGAGATCCGGGAAGAATATCCGGATCTGGGGATCATGATTCTCTCCCAGTACGTGGCACCGGCCTATGCCTCGCGGTTCCTCACCGGTGCAGGAGGTGGCTTCGGGTATCTGCTCAAGGACAGGGTTGCGAAGGTCGGGGACTTTCTGCGTTCGCTGAGTGTCGTGTCTTCGGGTGGCATTGTGATCGACCCCGAGGTTGCCAGCCAGCTGGCACGGGCCCGGTCGGGGCCTCTCGATAGCCTGACCGACAGGGAACGGGAAGTGCTGGCTCTCATGGCAGAGGGCCTGTCCAACAGCCAGATCTCATCCCAACTATTCCTATCCGCAGGAGCCGTATCGAAGTATGTGGCATCCGTGTTCCTCAAGCTGGGTTTGCAGGTGGGGGAAGAGAACCGCAGGGTTCGTGCAGTCCTCACCTACCTGACGGCAAAGAAATAA
- a CDS encoding alpha-amylase family glycosyl hydrolase, with the protein MKSFSPRLRMGDDGGMDTLWQIYPLGATGAPIRDWTDPGTDEHRLRRLEPWLDHAAGISDMLLLGPIFTSATHGYDTLDHFTLDPRLGTDDDFDNLVGAAGERGLGIILDGVFNHVADGHALSDRVARNEDGSPRVFEGHGSLLELDHADPAVIDYIIRVLSHWLDRGAMGWRMDAAYRIEPAVWEQILPVVRKQHPEAWFLGEVIHGDYTSFTGKNRLDSVTQYELWKAIWSSLLDENFYELEWSLQRHDEFLESFSPNTFIGNHDVERIASTVGRSKAVAAAVILFTTPGIPSIYYGDELGWKATKGEGFEADDPLRPELPRTPADAIDDESRLILDIYRWGANFRREHPWLKTARTDKLHVTNTSFTYVTHGSGQEITVVLDLAEKNARVEKDGRIIWTLPHIDD; encoded by the coding sequence ATGAAATCCTTTTCACCACGACTGCGTATGGGAGATGATGGGGGTATGGACACGCTGTGGCAGATCTATCCCCTTGGAGCTACCGGGGCGCCAATTCGGGACTGGACAGATCCGGGAACTGACGAACATCGCCTCCGCAGGTTGGAGCCTTGGCTTGATCATGCGGCGGGAATCTCCGACATGCTTCTTCTGGGTCCAATCTTCACCTCGGCTACCCACGGCTACGACACTCTTGATCACTTCACTCTGGATCCGCGCCTGGGAACGGACGATGACTTCGACAACCTCGTAGGTGCCGCCGGCGAACGCGGCCTCGGCATCATCCTCGATGGCGTCTTTAACCACGTTGCTGACGGTCATGCCCTTTCTGATCGCGTCGCCCGGAACGAGGACGGTTCGCCCCGCGTCTTTGAGGGGCACGGCAGTCTCCTCGAGCTCGACCACGCGGATCCCGCCGTTATCGACTACATCATCCGTGTTCTCAGCCATTGGCTAGATCGGGGCGCCATGGGTTGGCGCATGGATGCGGCCTACCGGATTGAACCGGCCGTGTGGGAACAGATCCTCCCTGTGGTACGAAAACAGCATCCCGAAGCCTGGTTCCTCGGGGAAGTCATCCACGGCGACTACACCTCATTCACCGGCAAGAACCGTCTCGATTCCGTCACCCAGTACGAACTCTGGAAGGCGATCTGGTCCAGCCTGTTGGACGAGAACTTTTACGAACTCGAATGGTCACTCCAACGCCATGACGAGTTCCTTGAGTCATTCTCACCCAATACTTTTATCGGCAACCACGACGTCGAAAGAATCGCGTCAACGGTTGGCAGATCCAAGGCGGTCGCAGCCGCAGTCATCCTCTTTACCACCCCGGGAATCCCTTCCATCTACTACGGGGATGAGCTTGGCTGGAAGGCAACGAAGGGCGAGGGATTCGAAGCGGATGATCCGTTGCGTCCCGAGCTTCCGCGCACGCCTGCCGATGCAATCGACGATGAGTCCCGCCTGATTCTCGACATTTACCGCTGGGGAGCTAATTTCCGCCGGGAGCATCCCTGGCTGAAGACGGCCCGCACCGACAAGCTGCACGTCACCAACACTTCGTTCACGTACGTCACCCACGGCTCGGGGCAGGAAATCACCGTGGTCCTTGACCTGGCGGAAAAGAACGCGCGGGTCGAGAAAGACGGCCGGATCATCTGGACCCTCCCCCACATCGACGATTGA
- a CDS encoding acyltransferase family protein, translating into MTRKRAIWMDVVRGLAIIAVIYGHVENVAKIEAVFEREDWMVTTNMTLVLLRMPMLMFLSGMLVPRSIAKGWKMFLPGKFTKLAWPYAVWIAVFFTVVWIRGGAELSQIPMEIINPENPNMTPLWYLRNLFFYYLIAQALTWLRLPLWSGAALGFGICVYQVIDNPQIDTTPLRWGYLMTFFFLGCLTMQHLDKISRFCRKPVVTLLLAVAFVIPVYIYLQGIAPVRYRPEFIWGPIAFICLILAFAPLLKSSRYTKPLQFIGRYSLYYYVMHYPIFLVYAWWIAPHVEIGTAHYPVMMAIGLIIPTLTVYACQKVPALRWIFFELPWPRKKASAR; encoded by the coding sequence GTGACTCGGAAGCGTGCCATTTGGATGGACGTGGTCCGGGGCCTGGCCATTATTGCCGTCATCTACGGTCATGTCGAGAACGTTGCGAAAATTGAAGCGGTCTTTGAGCGTGAGGACTGGATGGTCACGACGAACATGACGCTCGTGCTGCTCCGCATGCCGATGCTCATGTTCCTATCCGGAATGCTTGTCCCGCGATCGATCGCAAAGGGTTGGAAGATGTTCCTGCCCGGGAAGTTCACCAAACTGGCCTGGCCGTATGCGGTGTGGATAGCAGTTTTCTTTACCGTTGTGTGGATACGCGGCGGTGCTGAGCTTTCGCAGATTCCCATGGAGATCATCAATCCGGAGAACCCGAACATGACTCCGCTCTGGTATCTCCGGAACCTGTTCTTCTACTACCTCATTGCCCAGGCACTCACCTGGCTTCGGCTACCCCTGTGGTCGGGCGCCGCACTAGGTTTCGGTATCTGTGTCTACCAGGTGATCGACAATCCTCAGATCGATACGACGCCGCTTCGGTGGGGCTATTTGATGACGTTCTTTTTCCTCGGCTGCCTCACCATGCAGCACCTGGATAAGATCTCCCGGTTCTGCCGCAAACCCGTCGTAACACTGTTGCTTGCCGTTGCTTTCGTTATCCCGGTCTACATCTACCTCCAGGGAATTGCGCCCGTCAGGTACCGGCCGGAGTTCATTTGGGGACCGATCGCCTTTATCTGCCTGATTCTCGCCTTTGCACCGCTATTGAAATCATCGCGGTACACAAAGCCACTGCAGTTTATCGGCCGCTATTCGCTCTACTACTACGTCATGCACTACCCGATTTTCCTGGTCTACGCCTGGTGGATCGCACCGCACGTCGAGATCGGAACAGCCCACTATCCGGTGATGATGGCAATCGGGCTCATTATCCCCACTCTCACGGTCTACGCATGCCAGAAGGTCCCGGCCCTACGCTGGATCTTCTTCGAGCTCCCCTGGCCCCGCAAGAAGGCATCGGCCCGGTAG
- a CDS encoding enoyl-CoA hydratase/isomerase family protein yields MSESVSDPRVVTIQEKDQTWIILDDPTSLNALDAPLVRALAKEIESVKTGTLVITGRNGAFSSGGSLKVLSELSELSKTDVLGVESIVREGGNVIEDLLFSSATTIALIDGACAGAGIAIALACDYQLATHRTRFSSAYASLNLPTDFGTYELLKERIGEEEATKFIKNTDLMGITRAQEIGLVDGLIERTDRKGVKKAIKDLKPRSRKALLKHISANLDSEAAVFARAMTNPRTQIKIEKAVRKLKK; encoded by the coding sequence GTGAGCGAATCCGTTTCCGATCCACGTGTTGTCACAATTCAGGAGAAGGACCAGACCTGGATTATCCTTGACGACCCTACGAGCCTTAATGCTCTCGACGCACCGCTCGTTCGTGCGCTCGCAAAGGAAATTGAGTCGGTCAAGACCGGGACCCTTGTGATCACGGGCCGCAACGGCGCTTTCTCATCGGGCGGTTCACTCAAAGTTCTTAGCGAGCTGTCCGAGCTTTCCAAAACCGATGTGCTGGGTGTGGAAAGCATCGTCCGGGAGGGCGGCAATGTTATCGAGGACCTGCTGTTCTCCTCGGCAACAACAATTGCTTTGATCGATGGCGCATGCGCCGGTGCAGGGATTGCGATTGCTCTGGCCTGCGACTATCAGCTCGCCACTCACCGGACACGGTTTAGTAGCGCATATGCTTCTCTTAACCTTCCGACCGATTTCGGTACCTACGAGCTCCTGAAGGAACGTATCGGTGAAGAGGAAGCCACTAAATTCATCAAGAACACCGACCTTATGGGGATTACTCGCGCACAGGAGATTGGCCTGGTCGATGGCCTGATCGAACGCACGGACCGCAAGGGCGTGAAGAAGGCGATCAAGGATCTGAAGCCCCGTAGCCGCAAGGCCCTTCTCAAGCATATTTCTGCGAACCTCGATTCCGAGGCCGCAGTATTCGCGCGTGCCATGACAAATCCGAGGACGCAGATCAAGATTGAAAAGGCTGTTCGCAAGCTCAAAAAGTAG
- a CDS encoding P1 family peptidase, whose protein sequence is MEIIENGALVDSGGLRLGNASEQRTGVTIAVIDSGGAAGVDVRGSAPGTRETDLLDPTAAVQHANAIVLAGGSAFGLAAADGAMLELAEQGKGLDTGMGIVPIVPAAVIFDLPVTGGAKPTPDLGREAVRTAGENRERGCVGAGTGATVGKYLGPNGVMKGGLGQAAVRRGDLVVSAAVVVNALGDIFDGDQKIAGTHSAEGFLPTTEYLGSPVGLTNTTIGIVATNAALTKAQAKKVASASHDGLARSIRPVHTMDDGDTLFAVSTGTVSAHVNAVCFMAAEAVRLAVLDGVRSATSLPGIIAVEDLPFSKPSN, encoded by the coding sequence ATGGAGATCATCGAAAATGGCGCACTGGTCGACAGCGGGGGCCTGCGGCTGGGCAATGCCTCCGAGCAGCGTACGGGCGTGACCATTGCCGTTATTGATTCCGGTGGAGCCGCTGGCGTGGATGTTCGCGGGTCAGCACCCGGTACTCGAGAAACCGATCTGCTCGATCCCACGGCTGCCGTTCAGCACGCTAACGCAATCGTGCTTGCCGGTGGCTCAGCTTTTGGTCTCGCCGCAGCTGACGGTGCGATGCTGGAACTCGCAGAGCAGGGTAAGGGCCTGGATACCGGCATGGGGATCGTCCCGATCGTGCCTGCGGCCGTGATCTTTGATTTGCCGGTGACGGGTGGCGCCAAGCCCACTCCCGACCTTGGCAGGGAGGCGGTCCGCACTGCCGGTGAGAACCGCGAGCGCGGCTGCGTCGGTGCCGGCACGGGCGCCACGGTCGGTAAGTACTTGGGGCCGAACGGTGTCATGAAGGGCGGGCTGGGCCAGGCCGCGGTCCGTAGGGGAGATCTTGTTGTTTCGGCTGCTGTTGTCGTTAACGCTCTCGGTGACATTTTTGATGGGGATCAGAAGATCGCGGGAACACATTCCGCAGAGGGCTTCTTGCCGACCACTGAATATTTGGGTTCCCCGGTGGGGCTGACAAACACGACAATCGGAATCGTGGCAACCAATGCCGCTTTAACGAAGGCGCAGGCAAAGAAAGTTGCTTCTGCTTCGCACGATGGTTTGGCGCGGTCGATTCGGCCGGTTCACACGATGGATGATGGGGATACTTTGTTTGCGGTGTCGACGGGAACCGTCTCTGCGCACGTGAACGCGGTGTGCTTCATGGCGGCGGAGGCCGTGAGGCTTGCTGTGCTGGATGGGGTGCGTTCAGCAACTTCCCTTCCGGGGATCATAGCTGTGGAGGACTTGCCATTCTCCAAACCCAGTAATTAA